GATCGTGAGGCTGGCAACAAAAAGAATTTATACGGTTGAGCTGGATGAAGAGCAGATAGAACTGATTTTTGAGATGATCGGAGAAATCCTCAAAAAAGCGGTTCAGCATGTCCTGAATATGAAAAGTCAAACAGAGGAAAAGGAAGTATTTTCGACGGAAACAAGACCGGACCAGTTGCTTCTTGCACAGATGGAGAATGGATATCTGACGAATCTGCTGAAAAATGCTTCGGAGTGTTATATCCGGTTTGCCACAAAATGTAAAGAGACGGATGGAAAAAAAGAGACAGAAAAGGCAATCTGCGAAAAGATAGCAGGTGCATTAAATGGTGCGGAAAAATATACAAAAACATTTGCAAAAGCGGTCAATAGTGAGATTGACAGATGGGTATTGCTTCTGGCAGAGCAGGTGAAGGAAGAAAGAAGGAAGAATAGATGAATGGTTTAAAACCGATCAAGATGCCGTCAGCGAAGGAAAAAGTTGCTGCGGAGCTTAGAAAAGCAATTTTATCAAGGCAAATGAAAGAAGGAGAGATCCTTTCACTCGACAGTGTGG
The sequence above is drawn from the Coprococcus comes ATCC 27758 genome and encodes:
- a CDS encoding GntR family transcriptional regulator; amino-acid sequence: MKGLSEKRLSDYMAEQIADEILAGRIEGGSQLKQEELAEVFGASRIPIREAFQVLESQGLIVRLATKRIYTVELDEEQIELIFEMIGEILKKAVQHVLNMKSQTEEKEVFSTETRPDQLLLAQMENGYLTNLLKNASECYIRFATKCKETDGKKETEKAICEKIAGALNGAEKYTKTFAKAVNSEIDRWVLLLAEQVKEERRKNR